From the genome of Malus domestica chromosome 04, GDT2T_hap1, one region includes:
- the LOC103444027 gene encoding probable xyloglucan galactosyltransferase GT19, with translation MASSKSTLLITTSFLLFFFSSTTTTTIRLSSAQVPRNNLDPSQSDSDCTGRWIHIRRLPPAFNLDLLSNCSGYGLFDDFCPYLANHGLGQKTHNLSHSWYRTDPLMLELIFHRRMLEYPCLTSDPQSADAVYLPYYAGIDALRYLYGPDYNSSSEQGLNLFEFLTRDDPDLWNRNMGHDHFLVLARPALDFSQPLGNDPRVWGTSLLELPQFFNVTALTLEARAWPWQEHAVPYPSSFHPPNLSLLEAWVQRARRSRRTTLMMFAGGGGVGNNPNIRKSIRNECENNTIENNVTSNNNNLGMFGSGFAEYTRLCDFVDCSNGICEHDPIRFMRPMLQASFCMQPPGDTPTRRSTFDSIVAGCIPVFFESLSAKVQYGWHLPEDQYGDFSVFIPKEDVVYKETRVLDVLRSIPRARVRRMRERVLEMIPRVMYRRHGSSKGLRAKKDAFDLAIEGALKKIKSRVQVQPRGQAFAQ, from the coding sequence ATGGCCTCCTCCAAGTCCACTTTACTAATCACCAcctccttcctcctcttcttcttctcctccaccaccaccaccaccattcgaTTAAGCTCCGCCCAAGTACCCAGAAACAATCTCGACCCAAGTCAATCCGACTCCGACTGCACTGGCCGTTGGATCCACATCCGACGCCTCCCGCCGGCTTTCAACCTCGATCTCCTCTCCAACTGCTCCGGCTACGGTCTGTTCGACGACTTCTGCCCTTACTTGGCCAACCATGGCCTCGGCCAGAAAACCCATAATCTTTCTCACAGCTGGTACCGAACCGACCCCTTGATGCTCGAGCTTATTTTCCACCGTCGGATGCTCGAATACCCATGTCTCACCTCAGATCCCCAATCCGCCGACGCCGTCTACCTCCCTTACTATGCCGGCATCGACGCCCTCCGCTACCTCTACGGCCCCGATTACAATTCCAGCTCCGAGCAGGGCCTCAATTTGTTCGAATTTTTGACCCGGGACGACCCGGATTTGTGGAATCGGAATATGGGTCACGACCATTTCTTGGTTTTGGCCCGACCCGCTCTGGATTTCTCTCAGCCGCTGGGGAACGATCCGCGGGTGTGGGGAACTTCGCTGCTCGAATTGCCGCAGTTCTTTAATGTCACCGCTCTGACGTTGGAGGCGCGTGCCTGGCCGTGGCAGGAGCACGCTGTGCCTTATCCGTCGTCATTTCACCCGCCCAATTTGTCTTTATTAGAGGCGTGGGTGCAGCGGGCGAGGCGGTCCCGGCGGACAACGCTTATGATGTTCGCCGGCGGTGGCGGTGTCGGAAATAATCCGAACATTAGGAAGAGTATTAGGAACGAGTGTGAAAACAACACCATAGAAAACAATGTGACGTCAAACAACAACAATTTGGGGATGTTTGGAAGTGGGTTTGCTGAGTACACAAGGCTTTGTGACTTCGTGGATTGCTCCAATGGTATATGTGAGCATGACCCAATTAGGTTCATGAGGCCAATGTTGCAAGCTAGTTTTTGCATGCAACCGCCGGGCGACACCCCGACCAGGCGGTCCACATTCGACAGCATTGTGGCCGGCTGCATCCCCGTATTCTTCGAGTCGTTGTCCGCCAAAGTGCAGTACGGGTGGCACTTGCCGGAGGATCAGTACGGGGATTTCTCGGTGTTTATACCCAAGGAGGATGTGGTGTACAAGGAGACTAGGGTTTTGGATGTGCTTAGGAGCATTCCTAGGGCTAGAGTGAGGAggatgagggagagagtgttGGAGATGATACCAAGAGTTATGTATAGAAGGCATGGAAGCTCAAAGGGATTGAGAGCCAAGAAAGATGCTTTTGATCTTGCAATTGAGGGtgctttgaagaagattaaatcTAGGGTTCAAGTTCAACCTAGAGGTCAAGCTTTTGCTCAATGA
- the LOC103411717 gene encoding uncharacterized protein, whose translation MGSTGSDVFTEKGFTNWNKGPQNLRVHEEGVGSLHNKAVQQARDLMAQKQHIETFVSKQTDEARINYRTLLNASLECTRWLLGQGLPFRGHDESFKSSNRGNYLELMQFLSKHNEQVRKVVFENAPKNLKYTSSDIQKDLVRACAIETIDAITKDMEGAFFSLLVDGSHDSSTKEQMAVVLRYVNKKGEAIEKFLGVQHVTSTTSSSLEEAIERFFATTNLSMSKLRGQGYDGASNMKGELNGLKTKILNKYPQAFYVHCFAHQLQLALVAVAKGIEGVAIFFNNASILVNTIGSSCKRRDAFREKQLEQITKALDIGDLETGRGLNQESNLMRPCDTRWNSHYGTIVSIIVMFEAVVEVLEWIKDDTNQDNFGEASKVFHDIQTFDFVFHLFLMRLILGITNELSQALQKKDQDIVNAMALVEVCKQRLQSLRDDDFGDLLDDVKKFCEEHDIVVPNMEDLHFVPGKSRHKAPRLTNFHYYRVDLYFQVLDTQLKELNDRFNKVNTELLLCMACLSPMNNFASFDKAKIVHLAQLYPQDFDRMNLINLPIQLDNYIHDMKMHSEFSSLRGIGDLAKELVKTGRFDFLISISSVERYKPPLCPLK comes from the coding sequence ATGGGTAGCACTGGAAGTGATGTCTTCACTGAGAAAGGGTTTACAAATTGGAATAAAGGACCCCAAAATCTTCGAGTCCATGAGGAAGGTGTTGGAAGTCTTCATAATAAAGCTGTACAACAAGCTAGAGATTTGATGGCACAAAAACAACACATTGAAACATTTGTGAGTAAGCAAACCGATGAAGCTCGCATTAATTATCGTACTTTATTGAATGCCTCACTTGAGTGTACAAGATGGTTGTTAGGACAAGGTTTGCCTTTTCGTGGCCACGATGAATCGTTCAAATCAAGCAATAGAGGTAATTATTTGGAGCTTATGCAATTTCTTTCCAAGCATAATGAGCAAGTTAGGAAAGTTGTGTTTGAGAATGCTCCCAAGAATCTTAAGTATACTTCTTCCGATATTCAAAAAGATCTTGTCCGTGCTTGTGCCATTGAAACTATAGATGCAATCACTAAAGATATGGAAGgtgcatttttttctcttttggttgatgGATCACATGATTCTTCAACTAAAGAGCAAATGGCGGTGGTATTGCGTTATGTGAACAAAAAAGGAGAAGCAATTGAAAAGTTTTTGGGTGTACAACATGTCACTTCTACAACTAGTAGCTCACTTGAAGAAGCTATTGAGAGATTTTTTGCTACAACAAATTTGAGTATGTCTAAGTTACGGGGACAAGGCTATGATGGAGCTAGTAATATGAAAGGCGAGCTAAAtggccttaaaacaaagattttgaaCAAGTATCCTCAAGCATTTTATGTTCATTGTTTTGCACAccaacttcaactagctctTGTAGCCGTTGCAAAGGGAATTGAGGGCGTCGCCATTTTCTTCAACAATGCTAGTATCTTGGTCAATACTATTGGATCATCGTGTAAGCGTCGTGATGCATTTAGAGAGAAACAACTAGAACAAATTACGAAAGCTCTTGATATTGGTGATCTTGAAACGGGTAGAGGGTTAAATCAAGAGAGTAATCTCATGCGTCCTTGTGATACACGTTGGAACTCACATTATGGTACTATAGTGAGTATTATTGTCATGTTTGAAGCCGTGGTGGAGGTGCTTGAATGGATTAAAGATGATACCAACCAAGATAATTTCGGAGAAGCAAGTAAGGTATTCCATGACATACAaacttttgattttgtgtttcatCTTTTTTTGATGAGACTCATATTGGGAATTACAAATGAGTTATCACAAGCATTACAAAAGAaagatcaagatattgtgaatgcGATGGCGTTAGTGGAGGTATGCAAGCAAAGACTACAATCCTTGAGAGATGATGATTTTGGGGACTTGCTTGATGATGTAAAAAAGTTTTGTGAAGAGCATGATATTGTTGTTCCTAACATGGAGGATTTGCATTTTGTACCCGGAAAATCAAGGCATAAAGCTCCAAGACTCACAAACTTCCATTACTATCGTGTGGACCtctattttcaagtccttgatACGCAATTAAAGGAATTGAATGATCGCTTCAATAAGGTAAACACTGAATTGCTTCtttgtatggcatgtttgagtccgatgaataattttgcatcttttgatAAAGCAAAAATTGTTCATCTAGCCCAACTTTATCCTCAAGATTTTGATCGTATGAACCTCATAAATCTTCCAATTCAACTTGACAATTACATTCACGATATGAAGATGCATAGTGAGTTTTCATCATTGAGAGGAATTGGTGATCTTGCAAAGGAGTTGGTGAAGACCGGAAG